In Paludisphaera rhizosphaerae, a genomic segment contains:
- a CDS encoding uroporphyrinogen-III synthase, whose protein sequence is MSESTTPFDGLRVAIFEARMAGPLADLVVRHGGEPVPAPSMREVPLEESPDALAFVEGLADGRFDLTIFETGVGVRYLVGLLGDRMSKDDWVAALRRTKVVARGPKPATALRELGTTIDVMVPSPNTWRETLAALDELAPVAGLRVAVQEYGKPAPELLGGLADRGADVTRVPVYRWALPVDLEPLRSALARIVAGEIGAVLFTAAQQVEHVLEVAKAEGIEADLRESLAARVVVGSVGPTTSEALHANDLPVDIEPEHPKSGHLVAAVAAGWRAIGKSAITIR, encoded by the coding sequence ATGAGCGAGTCAACCACCCCGTTCGACGGCCTTCGCGTGGCGATCTTCGAGGCCCGCATGGCCGGCCCGCTCGCCGACCTGGTGGTCCGCCACGGCGGCGAGCCGGTCCCCGCCCCCTCGATGCGCGAGGTCCCCCTGGAGGAGTCGCCGGACGCCCTGGCGTTCGTCGAGGGTTTGGCCGACGGCCGGTTCGACCTGACGATCTTCGAGACCGGCGTCGGCGTCCGCTACCTCGTCGGGCTGCTCGGCGATCGGATGTCGAAGGACGACTGGGTCGCAGCCCTCAGGAGGACGAAGGTCGTGGCCCGCGGCCCCAAGCCTGCGACCGCCCTCCGCGAGTTGGGCACCACGATCGACGTCATGGTCCCCTCGCCCAACACCTGGCGTGAGACCCTAGCGGCCCTGGACGAGCTCGCCCCGGTCGCCGGCCTGCGGGTGGCGGTTCAGGAGTACGGCAAGCCCGCCCCCGAGCTGCTCGGCGGCCTGGCCGACCGTGGGGCCGACGTGACCCGCGTCCCGGTCTATCGCTGGGCGCTGCCCGTCGACCTGGAACCGCTCCGCTCTGCCCTGGCCCGGATCGTCGCCGGCGAGATCGGCGCCGTTCTGTTCACGGCGGCCCAGCAGGTCGAGCACGTCCTCGAGGTGGCGAAGGCCGAGGGGATCGAGGCCGACCTCCGCGAGTCGCTGGCCGCACGGGTCGTCGTCGGCTCCGTCGGCCCGACGACCTCCGAGGCCCTCCACGCAAACGACCTCCCCGTCGACATCGAGCCCGAGCACCCCAAATCGGGCCACCTGGTTGCCGCCGTGGCTGCGGGCTGGCGTGCCATCGGCAAATCCGCAATCACCATTCGCTGA
- a CDS encoding MFS transporter: MNLRDFRRAGHAPTLLAAFLYFDMSFMVWLLPGALANSISSEFGLTDFQKGLMVAVPLLGGAVLRLVLGLLADRIGARRAGLLGMAITSVPLTLGWLWADSFSAMILVGLLLGAAGASFAAALPLASRWYPPQYQGLAMGIAGAGNSGTALATFFGPRIAAAWGWHAVFGLALIPLLLVMGFFWLVARDAPNQPAPRPLSAYADVLRIGDAWWFCLLYAITFGGFVGLASFLNVFFVSQYDVSKVDAGSFATLCVIAGSALRPFGGHLADRFGGVSVLSGLYLAAGAALLGLATSPPSLFVGTALLFATMAALGMGNGAVFQLVPLRFPREIGVVTGLVGAAGGFGGFLLPTALGSLKQLTGGFGPGFVAFGLLGGLGGAVALSFASRGWRDMLLETGDRIEPDAPAVRPEVQGVA; this comes from the coding sequence ATGAACCTCCGCGACTTTCGCCGAGCCGGCCACGCGCCGACGCTGCTCGCCGCGTTCCTATACTTCGACATGAGTTTCATGGTCTGGCTCCTCCCCGGCGCCCTGGCCAACTCGATCAGCTCGGAGTTCGGCCTGACCGACTTCCAAAAAGGGCTGATGGTGGCCGTCCCACTGCTGGGCGGGGCGGTCCTCCGCCTGGTCCTGGGACTTCTCGCCGACCGGATCGGCGCCCGCCGCGCGGGGCTCCTGGGGATGGCGATCACGAGCGTCCCCCTGACGCTCGGCTGGCTCTGGGCCGACTCCTTCTCGGCGATGATCCTGGTCGGCCTGCTGCTGGGGGCGGCCGGGGCCAGCTTCGCCGCGGCGCTGCCGTTGGCGAGCCGTTGGTATCCTCCGCAGTATCAAGGCCTCGCGATGGGGATCGCCGGCGCAGGGAACAGCGGCACGGCGCTGGCCACGTTCTTCGGGCCTCGGATCGCCGCCGCCTGGGGATGGCACGCGGTGTTCGGCCTGGCCCTAATCCCGCTGCTGTTGGTCATGGGCTTCTTCTGGCTGGTCGCCAGGGATGCGCCCAATCAGCCGGCGCCGCGGCCGCTCTCGGCGTATGCGGACGTGCTCCGCATCGGCGACGCCTGGTGGTTCTGCCTGCTCTACGCGATCACGTTCGGCGGCTTCGTGGGCTTGGCGAGCTTCCTCAACGTCTTCTTCGTGAGCCAGTACGACGTCTCGAAGGTCGACGCCGGGAGTTTCGCCACGCTCTGCGTGATCGCCGGATCGGCCCTGAGGCCGTTCGGAGGCCATCTGGCCGACCGCTTCGGCGGCGTCTCCGTGCTCTCCGGGTTGTATCTCGCCGCGGGGGCGGCCCTGCTCGGCCTGGCGACGTCTCCCCCCTCGCTATTCGTCGGCACGGCCTTGCTGTTCGCGACCATGGCGGCGCTGGGGATGGGGAACGGTGCGGTCTTTCAACTCGTCCCGCTGCGGTTCCCCCGAGAGATCGGCGTCGTGACGGGCCTCGTCGGGGCGGCGGGGGGCTTCGGCGGGTTCCTGCTGCCGACCGCGCTGGGCTCGCTGAAGCAATTGACCGGCGGATTCGGCCCCGGCTTCGTCGCCTTCGGCCTGCTCGGCGGCCTGGGAGGCGCGGTCGCCCTGAGCTTCGCGAGCCGGGGATGGCGCGATATGCTCTTGGAGACGGGCGATCGCATCGAGCCCGATGCGCCGGCGGTCCGTCCCGAGGTCCAGGGCGTCGCCTGA
- the nirB gene encoding nitrite reductase large subunit NirB: MNRKRDPRRTVVVVGNGMVGHRFCERLVALDLERRYRIVTFGEEPRPAYDRVNLSKFFDKRDAEPLQIATRAWYDDNGVELHVGDRVATIDRERRMVVSTSGREVEYDAVVLATGSAPFVPAAPGVDKKGIFVYRTIEDLEAILAYAPHAAAAAVIGGGLLGLEAAKAVRELGLQTHVVEFAPRLMPRQLDDEGARTLLAKIEAMDVRVHLGKSTREFLGNGKVEGLAFADGDALEVGMVVVSAGIRPRDELARACGLEVGPRGGVVVDDAMRTSDPEILAVGEVASHRGMVYGLVAPGYEMAEVAAGNLTGAAKAFAGFDMSTKLKLMGVDVASFGDPFADAEAGAARALTFEDPFRGVYKKLVFNAEGSRLLGGVLVGDASDYGTLLSVFKSDKPLSFAPGELLSTGKGSALGGLVDAQVCSCNNVTESQVCEAIRAGKLTTLDQVKSCTQAGTGCGGCLPRVTGLLKAELKAAGARVDDHLCEHFPHSRRELYEIARVRNVRTFDDLIAMCGRGRGCETCKPAAASILASLWNEHVLNPAHATLQDTNDRFLGNIQRGGTYSVVPRVPGGEITPDQLIVLGRVAKKYDLYTKITGGQRVDLFGAPVHLLPDIWAELIEAGFESGHAYGKSLRTVKSCVGSSWCRFGVQDSVGFAIRVELRYRGLRAPHKLKGAVSGCVRECAEAQGKDFGLIATEKGYNLYVCGNGGARPRHADLLAADLDEDTAIRYLDRFLMYYVRTADKLTRTSTWLEAMDGGIEYLREVIVDDRLGLAEELERQMQAHVDSYQCEWKAVVDDPEKRRFFQQFANTDDVEPGIEFVAERGQKRPVDWPSDFVAVETLEGPPSRKRPTPSRNWVRVGAVADFPVDGGRAIKHGAAEIAVYRYGQDGGWYASQNTCPHKREAVLARGILGEQKGVPKVACPLHKKTFSLESGACLSGDAMKIAVFPVRVEGDDVFVELPPENETAKLARVPKACVSCV; the protein is encoded by the coding sequence ATGAACCGGAAGCGCGACCCGAGGCGGACCGTGGTGGTCGTCGGCAACGGCATGGTGGGGCACCGCTTCTGCGAGCGCCTGGTGGCGCTGGACCTGGAGCGCCGCTACCGGATCGTGACGTTCGGCGAGGAGCCCCGGCCGGCGTACGATCGCGTGAACCTTTCGAAGTTCTTCGACAAGCGCGACGCCGAGCCCCTGCAGATTGCGACCCGGGCCTGGTACGACGACAACGGCGTGGAGCTGCACGTTGGCGACCGGGTGGCGACGATCGACCGCGAGCGTCGGATGGTGGTCTCGACGTCGGGTCGTGAAGTGGAGTACGACGCCGTCGTGCTGGCGACCGGTTCCGCACCGTTCGTGCCGGCGGCGCCGGGTGTAGACAAGAAAGGGATCTTCGTCTACCGGACGATCGAGGATCTGGAGGCGATCCTCGCCTACGCCCCGCACGCGGCGGCGGCCGCGGTGATCGGCGGCGGCCTGCTCGGGCTGGAGGCCGCGAAGGCCGTTCGCGAGTTGGGCCTGCAGACCCACGTCGTCGAGTTCGCCCCGCGATTGATGCCCCGGCAGCTCGACGACGAGGGGGCGAGGACGCTGCTGGCCAAGATCGAGGCGATGGACGTCCGGGTCCACCTCGGCAAGAGCACGCGCGAGTTCCTGGGCAACGGCAAGGTGGAAGGGCTGGCCTTCGCCGACGGCGACGCGCTGGAGGTCGGCATGGTGGTCGTGTCGGCCGGCATCCGCCCGCGCGACGAGCTGGCCCGCGCCTGCGGGCTGGAGGTCGGTCCCCGAGGCGGGGTCGTCGTCGACGACGCGATGCGGACGTCCGACCCGGAGATCCTGGCGGTCGGCGAGGTGGCGTCGCACCGAGGGATGGTCTACGGGCTCGTCGCCCCCGGCTATGAGATGGCCGAGGTCGCGGCCGGGAATCTCACCGGCGCGGCGAAGGCGTTCGCGGGCTTCGATATGTCCACGAAGTTGAAGCTCATGGGCGTCGACGTCGCCAGCTTCGGCGACCCGTTCGCCGACGCCGAGGCGGGCGCGGCGCGGGCCTTGACCTTCGAGGACCCGTTCCGGGGCGTCTACAAGAAGCTGGTCTTCAACGCCGAGGGCTCGCGGCTGCTCGGCGGCGTGCTCGTCGGCGACGCCTCGGACTACGGCACGCTGCTCTCGGTGTTCAAGAGCGACAAGCCGCTCTCCTTCGCGCCGGGCGAACTCCTCTCCACGGGCAAGGGTTCGGCCCTCGGCGGGTTGGTCGACGCCCAGGTCTGTTCCTGCAACAACGTGACCGAGAGCCAGGTCTGCGAGGCGATCCGCGCCGGCAAGCTGACGACGCTCGACCAGGTGAAAAGCTGCACCCAGGCGGGCACCGGCTGCGGCGGCTGCCTGCCGCGCGTGACAGGGCTGCTCAAGGCCGAGCTGAAGGCGGCCGGCGCGCGGGTGGACGACCACCTCTGCGAGCACTTCCCTCACAGCCGGCGCGAGCTTTACGAGATCGCCCGGGTGCGCAACGTCCGCACGTTCGACGACCTCATCGCCATGTGCGGCCGCGGCCGAGGCTGCGAGACCTGCAAGCCGGCGGCGGCCTCGATCCTGGCGAGCCTCTGGAACGAGCACGTCCTCAACCCGGCGCACGCCACGCTCCAGGACACCAACGATCGCTTCCTCGGCAACATCCAGCGAGGGGGGACCTACTCGGTCGTCCCGCGCGTCCCCGGCGGCGAGATCACGCCGGACCAGCTCATCGTGCTGGGCCGGGTCGCCAAGAAGTACGACCTCTACACCAAGATCACCGGCGGCCAGCGGGTCGACCTCTTCGGGGCGCCGGTCCACCTGCTTCCGGACATCTGGGCGGAGTTGATCGAGGCCGGTTTCGAGAGCGGCCACGCCTACGGCAAGTCGCTGCGGACGGTGAAGAGCTGCGTCGGGTCGAGCTGGTGCCGGTTCGGCGTCCAGGACTCGGTGGGCTTCGCGATCCGGGTGGAGCTGCGCTATCGCGGGCTGCGAGCGCCGCACAAGCTGAAGGGGGCCGTCTCGGGCTGCGTCCGCGAGTGCGCGGAGGCCCAGGGGAAGGACTTCGGCCTGATCGCCACCGAGAAGGGCTACAACCTGTACGTCTGCGGCAACGGCGGCGCCCGCCCTCGGCACGCGGACCTCCTCGCCGCCGACCTCGACGAGGACACGGCGATCCGCTACCTCGACCGCTTCCTGATGTACTACGTCCGGACGGCCGACAAGCTGACCCGAACGTCGACCTGGCTGGAGGCCATGGACGGGGGAATCGAGTACCTCCGCGAAGTCATCGTGGACGACCGGCTCGGCCTGGCGGAAGAGCTGGAACGGCAGATGCAGGCTCACGTCGATTCCTACCAGTGCGAATGGAAGGCGGTCGTCGACGATCCCGAGAAGCGCCGGTTCTTCCAGCAGTTCGCCAACACCGACGACGTCGAGCCGGGGATCGAGTTCGTCGCCGAACGCGGCCAGAAGCGGCCCGTCGACTGGCCCTCCGATTTCGTCGCGGTCGAGACGCTCGAAGGCCCGCCGAGCCGGAAGCGGCCGACGCCTTCCCGGAACTGGGTGCGCGTGGGCGCCGTCGCCGATTTCCCGGTCGACGGCGGCCGGGCGATCAAGCACGGCGCGGCTGAGATCGCCGTCTATCGCTACGGCCAGGACGGCGGCTGGTACGCCAGCCAGAACACCTGCCCCCACAAGCGAGAAGCCGTCCTGGCCCGCGGCATCCTGGGCGAGCAGAAGGGCGTCCCCAAGGTCGCTTGCCCGCTGCACAAGAAGACCTTCTCGCTCGAATCCGGCGCGTGCCTCAGCGGTGACGCGATGAAGATCGCCGTCTTCCCGGTCCGCGTCGAGGGGGACGACGTCTTCGTCGAGCTTCCCCCCGAGAACGAGACGGCCAAGCTCGCCCGAGTTCCCAAAGCCTGCGTCTCCTGCGTGTGA
- a CDS encoding molybdopterin oxidoreductase family protein, which yields MTIPSSAQATLRRLMELVHAKDGRLTRELHREPGGFGLGQVPASRVPDATTGLVCGFCSTGCNLTVHLRDGEAVNLSPTADYPVNRGMACPKGWEALAVLGAPDRAVAPLLRDVDGRRREVGWDEAMRTMAARFHEIQAEHGPESVAFLSTGQIATEEMALLGAVAKFGMGMIHGDGNTRQCMASAVTAYKQSFGFDAPPYTYADLEESDCIVLIGANPCIAHPVLWQRATRNPHSPEIIVIDPRRTETAMAATLHLPARPKSDLTLLYGIAQLLIEAGAVDRRFVEAHTTGFDEFKAFVRAFDVERVARETGLPADDVRAAADRIARSKRVSLWWTMGVNQSHQGVKTAQAAINIALMTGSIGRPGTGANSITGQCNAMGSRLFSNTTGLLGGRDFADPDHRSEVASILGLPVERIPSRPSWSYDQIIRGVRDGAIRGLWVVATNPAHSWIDQEDLRHTLGKLDFLVVQDMYHSTETAELADLLLPAAAWGEKEGTFINSERRVGLLKKVRRAPGMALADFSIFRLAAEYYGCGDLFAEWTSPEAAFQILKRLSAGRPCDISGIADFRAIDEAGGVQWPYPADAPNTAPERRLFEDGRFCHADGRARFVFTEPRPLPEPTDEEFPYQLLTGRGSAAQWHTQTRTSKSDVLRKLYPRDPYVEIHPDDAKALGAASGDWTVVESRRGSATVRAFVTPTIARGDLFMPMHDGSTNLLTLATFDPESRQPAYKACAVRARLARGDEVRLNINESMSH from the coding sequence ATGACGATCCCCTCCTCGGCCCAGGCGACCCTCCGACGGCTGATGGAACTCGTCCATGCGAAGGACGGACGCCTCACCCGTGAACTGCATCGCGAGCCCGGCGGCTTCGGGCTCGGTCAGGTCCCGGCCTCGCGAGTCCCCGACGCGACGACGGGCCTGGTCTGCGGCTTCTGTTCCACGGGCTGCAACCTGACCGTTCACCTCCGCGACGGCGAGGCGGTCAACCTCAGCCCGACGGCCGACTACCCCGTCAACCGCGGCATGGCTTGCCCCAAGGGCTGGGAGGCGCTCGCCGTCCTGGGCGCCCCCGACCGGGCCGTCGCCCCGCTGCTCCGCGACGTCGACGGCCGTCGCCGCGAGGTCGGCTGGGACGAGGCCATGAGGACGATGGCCGCACGCTTCCACGAGATCCAGGCGGAGCACGGCCCCGAGTCGGTCGCCTTCCTGAGCACCGGCCAGATCGCCACCGAGGAGATGGCCCTGCTGGGCGCGGTGGCCAAGTTCGGCATGGGAATGATCCACGGCGACGGCAACACCCGCCAGTGCATGGCCTCCGCGGTCACGGCCTACAAGCAGTCGTTCGGGTTCGACGCCCCGCCTTACACATACGCGGACCTGGAAGAATCCGACTGCATCGTCCTAATCGGGGCGAACCCGTGCATCGCACATCCCGTCCTCTGGCAGCGGGCCACGCGCAACCCGCACTCGCCCGAGATCATCGTGATCGACCCCAGGCGGACCGAGACGGCGATGGCGGCCACGCTGCATCTCCCGGCCCGCCCCAAGTCCGACCTGACGCTCCTCTACGGCATCGCGCAACTGCTGATCGAGGCGGGGGCCGTCGACCGCCGCTTCGTCGAGGCTCACACGACGGGGTTCGATGAGTTCAAGGCCTTCGTGCGGGCCTTCGACGTCGAGCGGGTGGCCCGCGAAACCGGGCTGCCCGCCGACGACGTCCGCGCCGCCGCCGATCGGATCGCCCGGTCGAAACGGGTTTCGCTCTGGTGGACGATGGGGGTCAACCAGAGCCATCAGGGGGTCAAGACGGCGCAGGCGGCGATCAACATCGCCCTGATGACGGGGAGCATCGGCCGGCCGGGGACCGGGGCGAACTCGATCACCGGCCAGTGCAACGCGATGGGCTCGCGGCTGTTCTCCAACACGACGGGGCTCCTGGGCGGACGCGACTTCGCCGACCCCGACCATCGGTCCGAGGTCGCGTCCATCCTCGGGCTCCCCGTCGAGCGGATCCCGTCCCGCCCGAGCTGGTCCTACGACCAGATCATCCGAGGAGTCCGCGACGGCGCGATCCGCGGCCTCTGGGTCGTGGCGACGAACCCGGCGCATTCCTGGATCGATCAGGAAGACCTCCGTCACACCCTGGGCAAGCTCGACTTCCTCGTCGTGCAGGACATGTATCATTCGACCGAGACGGCCGAGCTGGCCGACCTCCTGCTGCCGGCCGCGGCCTGGGGCGAGAAGGAGGGGACGTTCATCAACTCCGAGCGCCGGGTCGGCCTGCTCAAGAAGGTGCGGCGGGCCCCGGGCATGGCCCTGGCGGACTTCTCGATCTTCCGGCTCGCCGCCGAGTATTACGGCTGCGGCGACCTCTTCGCGGAGTGGACGTCGCCGGAGGCCGCCTTCCAGATCCTCAAGCGCCTCTCGGCGGGTCGCCCGTGCGACATCAGCGGGATCGCCGATTTCCGGGCGATCGACGAGGCCGGCGGCGTGCAGTGGCCCTATCCCGCGGACGCCCCGAACACGGCCCCGGAGCGTCGGCTCTTCGAGGACGGCCGCTTCTGCCACGCCGACGGCCGGGCTCGCTTCGTGTTCACGGAGCCTCGCCCGCTCCCCGAGCCGACGGACGAGGAGTTCCCCTACCAGCTCCTCACCGGTCGCGGCAGCGCGGCCCAGTGGCACACCCAGACTCGCACCTCGAAATCGGACGTCCTCCGGAAGCTCTACCCGCGCGATCCGTACGTCGAGATCCACCCCGACGACGCGAAGGCCCTCGGCGCAGCTTCCGGCGACTGGACCGTCGTCGAGTCGCGCCGAGGTTCGGCGACGGTTCGGGCCTTCGTCACTCCGACGATCGCCCGCGGCGACCTCTTCATGCCGATGCACGACGGCTCGACCAACCTGCTGACGCTGGCCACTTTCGATCCGGAGTCGCGCCAGCCCGCCTACAAGGCCTGCGCGGTCCGAGCCCGCCTCGCCCGCGGCGACGAGGTTCGCCTGAACATCAACGAGTCGATGAGTCATTGA
- a CDS encoding DmsC/YnfH family molybdoenzyme membrane anchor subunit → MDFDDEGTSVAIAPPGEVARPSAFKAADGLLVSLIKEQRDLTAVERFSQFHREATAPLREWYYTALLPASAPGPGEQLAFEVDLSRCSGCKACVAACHALNGLDDHETWRDVGLLVGGSTALPVIQHVTTACHHCVEPACRNACPVEAYEKDPITGIVRHLDDQCIGCQYCTLACPYDVPKYQPDLGIVRKCDMCADRLRAGEAPACVQACPHEAIRIRVVSCDDARSRAESGEFLPDAFDPSYTTPTTVFLSAAAGDLRAADDGLPRAEHAHPPLTVMLVLTQLAAGGFLLDLLARSAGSPNGVCGAAFLPVCLGLGFVGLGASLAHLGRPQYAYRAILGLRHSWLSREVVALGTFAKAAGAYVAAEMLFADRLASPVWLRPALLATVAVLGAAGVGCSVMVYHAVRRRHWHASIAGWKFAGTAATLSLATAVACLGVSAKVQPTGPIAGRLAIVAAALAAVVAAKLAFEARDLRGDRDDGPLGQAAWLLRGPLRRFVKVRVALGVAGGLLLPIASLAAAYGGLPILAALAGVLSLATATAGEMVERHLFFTAAPKPRMPGGLPS, encoded by the coding sequence ATGGACTTCGACGACGAAGGTACGTCCGTAGCGATCGCCCCTCCAGGCGAAGTCGCCCGCCCGTCGGCCTTCAAGGCCGCCGACGGGTTGCTCGTCTCGCTCATCAAAGAGCAGAGGGACCTGACCGCCGTCGAGCGATTCTCTCAGTTCCATCGCGAGGCGACGGCGCCGCTGCGGGAGTGGTATTACACGGCCCTGTTGCCGGCCTCGGCGCCCGGGCCGGGCGAGCAGCTCGCCTTCGAGGTGGATCTCTCGCGGTGCTCGGGCTGCAAGGCGTGCGTGGCGGCCTGCCACGCCCTCAACGGGCTCGACGACCACGAGACCTGGCGAGACGTCGGGCTGCTCGTCGGCGGTTCGACGGCCCTTCCGGTGATTCAGCATGTGACCACGGCCTGTCATCACTGCGTGGAACCGGCCTGCCGGAACGCATGCCCCGTCGAGGCCTATGAGAAGGACCCGATCACCGGGATCGTCCGGCATCTGGACGACCAGTGCATCGGCTGCCAGTATTGCACCCTCGCCTGCCCGTACGACGTCCCCAAGTACCAGCCCGACCTGGGCATCGTCCGCAAGTGCGACATGTGCGCCGATCGGCTAAGGGCCGGCGAGGCCCCGGCGTGCGTCCAGGCCTGCCCGCACGAGGCGATCCGGATCCGGGTGGTGAGTTGCGACGACGCTCGCAGTCGGGCCGAGTCGGGCGAATTCCTGCCTGACGCCTTCGACCCCTCGTACACGACGCCGACCACGGTCTTCCTGTCGGCGGCCGCCGGCGACCTTCGCGCGGCCGACGACGGGCTGCCTCGGGCTGAGCACGCCCACCCGCCGCTGACGGTGATGCTGGTGCTGACGCAACTGGCCGCCGGCGGCTTCCTCCTCGATCTGCTCGCCCGGTCCGCCGGTTCACCGAACGGCGTCTGCGGGGCGGCGTTCCTGCCGGTCTGCCTGGGCCTGGGCTTCGTCGGCCTGGGAGCGAGCCTGGCCCACCTGGGCCGGCCGCAGTACGCCTACCGGGCGATCCTGGGCCTTCGGCACTCCTGGCTCAGCCGCGAGGTCGTCGCGCTCGGGACGTTCGCCAAGGCGGCCGGTGCGTACGTCGCGGCGGAGATGCTGTTTGCGGACCGGCTGGCCTCACCGGTCTGGCTGCGGCCCGCCCTGCTGGCGACCGTCGCCGTGCTGGGCGCAGCGGGCGTCGGCTGCTCGGTGATGGTTTACCACGCGGTCAGACGTCGTCACTGGCACGCCTCGATCGCGGGATGGAAGTTCGCCGGCACTGCCGCAACGCTCAGCCTGGCGACGGCCGTGGCCTGCCTGGGCGTTTCAGCGAAAGTCCAACCTACCGGACCAATCGCGGGTCGACTGGCGATCGTGGCCGCAGCGCTGGCGGCGGTCGTCGCGGCGAAGCTGGCCTTCGAGGCCCGAGACCTCCGCGGCGATCGAGACGACGGCCCGCTCGGCCAGGCGGCCTGGCTGCTCCGCGGGCCTTTGCGACGGTTCGTCAAAGTCCGCGTGGCGCTCGGCGTCGCCGGCGGGCTGCTCCTGCCGATCGCGAGCCTCGCCGCGGCGTACGGCGGCCTGCCGATTCTCGCCGCGCTTGCCGGCGTGTTGAGCCTGGCGACGGCGACGGCCGGCGAGATGGTCGAGCGGCACCTCTTCTTCACGGCGGCGCCCAAGCCGAGGATGCCGGGAGGGCTGCCGTCATGA
- a CDS encoding response regulator transcription factor, protein MSEPTVYIVDDDPDMRDSLRWLLKTVGLPTISYASAEEFVREYREGGPACLVLDVRMPGASGLDLFEELCAYGSSLPVLFITAHADVPMAVRAMKSGAVEFLEKPFNGQILLDKIQHALRESSARLERRAAYEGLRAQFDELTDKEREVLKLIQSGLANKEIATRLDITSRAVEMRRAGLMRKLGVESLPELLRLALAFEGPSEPVDLVARDRPQVAQPRLNN, encoded by the coding sequence ATGAGCGAACCGACGGTCTACATCGTGGATGACGATCCCGACATGCGGGACTCGCTGCGCTGGCTGCTCAAGACGGTTGGTCTGCCTACGATCTCTTACGCCTCGGCGGAGGAGTTCGTCCGCGAATACCGCGAAGGCGGCCCGGCCTGCCTGGTGCTGGACGTGCGGATGCCCGGTGCGAGCGGCCTCGACCTGTTCGAGGAGTTGTGCGCCTACGGGTCGAGCCTGCCGGTCCTGTTCATCACGGCGCACGCCGACGTCCCGATGGCGGTCCGGGCGATGAAGTCGGGGGCGGTGGAGTTTCTCGAGAAGCCCTTCAACGGCCAGATCCTGCTGGACAAGATCCAGCACGCCCTCCGCGAATCGTCCGCAAGGCTGGAACGTCGGGCCGCTTACGAGGGCCTCCGCGCCCAGTTCGACGAGCTGACCGACAAGGAGCGTGAGGTCCTGAAGCTCATCCAATCAGGTTTGGCGAACAAGGAGATCGCGACCCGGTTGGATATCACGTCGCGGGCCGTCGAGATGCGCCGGGCCGGCCTGATGCGGAAGCTCGGCGTGGAATCGCTCCCCGAGCTGCTGCGTCTCGCCCTCGCCTTCGAGGGTCCCTCCGAGCCTGTGGATTTGGTCGCCCGCGATCGCCCGCAAGTCGCGCAGCCACGCTTAAACAACTGA